GCGGTACTCGGCGGTCGCCCGCACGTCGGTGATCGGGCGGGCGGCGGCCATGCAGAGCTCGGCCGCACGCCCGATGGCTGCGTCGGTCAGGCCCTCCGTCTCCAGCACGACCTCGGCTTCCAGGATTCGCACCGGGGTCGGGGCGACGGCGCCGAGGGCGACCCGCGCCTCCCGGCCCCGGCCGGCCTCACGACCCACGGACAGCGCCGCGCCCACGATGGCGATGTCCATGGCGCGGCGGACATCGAGCCGCTCGTACCGGATGGGCCAGGGCGGGCGGCGCCGGGGGAACTCGACCCACGTCAGGAGCTCGCCCGGCGCCAGCACGGTCTGCCCGGGTCCCCGAAAGAACCCTTCGAGCGGGAGCCGGCGGGCGCCGCCGCCAGGGCCCACGAGGCCGATCTCGGCGTCCAGCGCCATCAGCACCGGCGGCAGGTCGGCGGCCGGCGAGGCGTTACAGAGATTCCCGCCCACCGTGGCGAGATTCCGGATGGCCGGCGACCCCATGAAGCGCGCGGTGAACGGGAGGACCGGATACTCGGTCCGGATCACCGGATGCTCGGTCAGCGCCGTCAGGCTGGCCAGGGCCCCGAGGCGAATGGCGGTCTCGGTCACCTCGATCTCGCCGAGTCCCGCGATCCGCTTGACGTTCACCACCGCCGGCGGCCGCTTCCCGCGCCAGGGCTGCCGGAGATGGACCATCAGATCGGTGCCGCCGGCCAGGACGGCCGCGCCGGGCTCGTGGGCCAGGATCCGGCAGGCTTCCTCGATGGAGGTCGGCCGGTGATACGCGAAGCGCGGCCTCACGGCTCAGGCCAGATCGACGCCGGATCGAGGGCTAAATTCGCGAATGGCGGCAGAGCCGCGGCTGGAGCCCCCTCGATCCGAGCCGTGACCGCATATACGCCCTCGGTCAGCGCATGAGCCTCAATGGTCCGGCTCTCGGGATCCACGATCCAGTAATGAGGGACCCGGTGTCGTGCGTAGATCTGGAGTTTCACCTTCCGATCCACCGCCTCGGTCCCGGGCGAGAGGATCTCCACCACCAGCGTGGGGGGACCCTCGATCCCACGAGCGCTGACGGCCGTCAGCCGGGTGTTGTCCACGTAGACGATGTCGGGTTGGACGATGGTCGTGTCGCTCAGAATGCAGTCGATCGGGGAGACGAATACTTGCCCGACACGATGAGCGTCCACGTGATGGCGCAGGGCCAGGTACAGGTTGCCGACGACCTGCTGGTGTCTCGTTCCTGGGGCCGGTGTCACGGACAGCTCCCCCTCGTGCAGCTCGTAGCGCCGCCCGTCGTTGGGGATCGCCGCGTAGTCGGCGTAGGTCAGGACGATGCGCGTGGCCATCGTCTAGAGTCTACCCGATGATCCCCTGCTGCCGCAGGGCCGCGATCCGCGCCGAGGGGTACCCGAGGAGGCCGCCGAGGACCGCGTCGGTGTGCTCGCCGAGGGCCGGCGGCGGGGCCGGCCGGAACGCCGGGGCGCCGGCCGGCTTGATGGGAGTGCCGAGGGTCTTCACGGGGCCGAGCTTCGGGTGCTCCAGCTCCACGACCATCTCCCGCAATCGCACCTGGGGATCGCTCAGGACCTGGTCGACGCGCTGAATCGGGGCCGTGGGGACCCCGGTCGCCTGGAGGCGCGCGAGCCACTCCGCCGTGGGACGCCCGCGGAAGATCGCCTCGAGCATCGGCACGAGCTCGGCCTTCCGCTCGACGCGCTTGGCATTCGAGTCGAACCGCGCGTCGTCGACCAGATCATGCCGGTCGATCGCCTGGCAGAACCCGGCCCAGAACTTCTCCGCGAAGACGGCCACCACGAGGAAGCCGTCCTGCGTCGCGAAGGCCTGGTAAGGGACGACCGAGGTATGCCCCGAGCCCACCCGGCCAGGCACCCGTCCGTCGGCCCAGAAATACTGCGCGACGTAAGTGAGGAGAGAGACCTGGCCGTCGAGGAGCGAAAGGTCGATCAGGGCACCGTCGCCGGTCTGCGCGCGCCGGAAGAGGGCGCCGGCCACGGCCAGCGCCCCGAACATCCCGCCGGCCAGGTCGCCCATCGGCAGGCCCATCCGAACCGGCGGCCGTCCCTCCTCCCCGGTGATGCTCATGGCGCCGCCCATGGCTTGCAGCGCGAGATCGAAAGCCGGCCAGTCCCGGTAGGGCCCGGTTTGGCCGTACGCCGAGATCGAGCAGACGATGAGCCGCGGGTTGAGCGCGCGGAGCGCGGCCGGATCGCAGCCGAGGCGCGCCATCACGCCCGGGCGGAAATTCTCCCACACGACGTCCGACACCCGGCAGAGGTCGAAGAAGACCTCGCGGGCCTCGGGCCGCTCGAGGTCGAGGGCGACGCTCTTCTTGTTCCGGTTGATGGCGAGGAAGTAGGCGCTCTCTCTGTCGTCCGGGCCGAGGAACGGCGGGCCCATGGCGCGCATGGGATCCCCGCCGCCGGGCTCCTCGATCTTGATCACCTCCGCGCCCAGGTCGGCGAGGA
The Candidatus Methylomirabilota bacterium genome window above contains:
- a CDS encoding xanthine dehydrogenase family protein subunit M, whose product is MRPRFAYHRPTSIEEACRILAHEPGAAVLAGGTDLMVHLRQPWRGKRPPAVVNVKRIAGLGEIEVTETAIRLGALASLTALTEHPVIRTEYPVLPFTARFMGSPAIRNLATVGGNLCNASPAADLPPVLMALDAEIGLVGPGGGARRLPLEGFFRGPGQTVLAPGELLTWVEFPRRRPPWPIRYERLDVRRAMDIAIVGAALSVGREAGRGREARVALGAVAPTPVRILEAEVVLETEGLTDAAIGRAAELCMAAARPITDVRATAEYRREMVGALVRRGLERLRDE
- a CDS encoding Uma2 family endonuclease produces the protein MATRIVLTYADYAAIPNDGRRYELHEGELSVTPAPGTRHQQVVGNLYLALRHHVDAHRVGQVFVSPIDCILSDTTIVQPDIVYVDNTRLTAVSARGIEGPPTLVVEILSPGTEAVDRKVKLQIYARHRVPHYWIVDPESRTIEAHALTEGVYAVTARIEGAPAAALPPFANLALDPASIWPEP
- a CDS encoding CoA transferase, which gives rise to MLLDGVRVLDLSRMLAGPYGSMLLADLGAEVIKIEEPGGGDPMRAMGPPFLGPDDRESAYFLAINRNKKSVALDLERPEAREVFFDLCRVSDVVWENFRPGVMARLGCDPAALRALNPRLIVCSISAYGQTGPYRDWPAFDLALQAMGGAMSITGEEGRPPVRMGLPMGDLAGGMFGALAVAGALFRRAQTGDGALIDLSLLDGQVSLLTYVAQYFWADGRVPGRVGSGHTSVVPYQAFATQDGFLVVAVFAEKFWAGFCQAIDRHDLVDDARFDSNAKRVERKAELVPMLEAIFRGRPTAEWLARLQATGVPTAPIQRVDQVLSDPQVRLREMVVELEHPKLGPVKTLGTPIKPAGAPAFRPAPPPALGEHTDAVLGGLLGYPSARIAALRQQGIIG